The Alnus glutinosa chromosome 7, dhAlnGlut1.1, whole genome shotgun sequence genome includes a region encoding these proteins:
- the LOC133873674 gene encoding UDP-glycosyltransferase 73C3-like: protein MASSASPQLHFLLIPLMSQGHLIPMIDIAKMLAQNNVIVTIITTPLNAIRFSDTIDRAVKSGLSIRILQLHLPCAEAGLPEGCENQDSLPSPSLMKNFMTAMSMLQQPLEHLLEDQLKPSPSCIISDKNLAWTADTALKFRLPRILFDGTNCFNLLCTHNLHKSKVYETVSSSELFVVPGLPDRIEFARAQLPRAFNPGSNLQDMKVVREKIREAEAGAFGVLVNSYEELEPAYVQEYRKTIGGKIWCIGPVSLRNKDNSDMSERGKKASTDEKQCLRWLDSWPPNSVIYACLGSLNRLVPSQLIELGLGLEASRRPFIWVIRGGYKREEMEKLLSEDGFEERVKGRGFLIWGWAPQVLILSHPAIGGFLTHCGWNSTVEGICAGVPMVTWPLFAEQFFNEKFVVQVLEIGVRVGVDVVVHWGDEEKFGVLVKKENVKEAVEKVMGEGKEREERRERARKLEQMAKKAIEEGGSSYINVKLLVEDIMQLVKKQSNTC, encoded by the exons atggCTTCTTCAGCGTCTCCCCAGCTTCACTTTCTTTTGATTCCTTTGATGTCCCAAGGCCACCTTATACCTATGATAGACATAGCCAAAATGCTGGCACAGAACAACGTTATAGTAACCATAATCACCACACCGCTCAATGCCATCCGATTTAGCGATACCATTGACCGCGCAGTAAAATCTGGGCTATCCATCCGAATTCTGCAGCTTCACCTCCCATGCGCAGAGGCTGGCTTGCCAGAAGGATGCGAGAACCAGGACTCTCTCCCTTCGCCAAGCTTGATGAAGAATTTTATGACCGCGATGAGCATGTTGCAGCAACCGCTAGAACACTTGCTTGAAGATCAGCTAAAACCCTCTCCAAGCTGCATAATATCTGATAAAAATCTCGCTTGGACGGCTGACACCGCCCTCAAGTTTCGTCTTCCAAGAATTTTATTCGATGGAACAAATTGTTTCAATCTTTTGTGCACTCACAATTTACACAAGTCCAAGGTCTACGAAACTGTTTCCAGTTCAGAGCTTTTTGTAGTGCCCGGGTTGCCGGATCGAATTGAATTCGCAAGAGCTCAGCTTCCTCGAGCCTTCAATCCAGGCTCGAACCTGCAAGATATGAAGGTTGTTCGTGAAAAGATAAGGGAAGCTGAAGCAGGAGCTTTTGGAGTACTGGTCAACAGTTACGAGGAATTGGAACCAGCATACGTCCAGGAATACCGGAAGACTATAGGAGGAAAAATATGGTGCATTGGCCCGGTATCTCTACGCAACAAGGACAACTCCGACATGTCTGAAAGAG GCAAGAAGGCCTCCACTGATGAAAAGCAGTGCTTGAGGTGGCTTGATTCATGGCCGCCGAATTCTGTGATTTATGCATGTTTAGGAAGCCTGAATCGCCTTGTACCCTCACAATTGATAGAGCTCGGTTTAGGCTTGGAAGCATCGAGGAGGCCATTCATCTGGGTTATACGAGGCGGATataaaagagaagaaatggAGAAATTGTTATCAGAAGATGGTTTTGAGGAAAGGGTAAAAGGAAGAGGCTTCTTGATCTGGGGTTGGGCACCACAAGTGCTGATTTTATCGCATCCAGCCATTGGTGGGTTCTTAACACATTGTGGCTGGAACTCGACAGTGGAAGGCATTTGTGCCGGCGTGCCGATGGTAACATGGCCTTTGTTTGCTGAACAGTTTTTCAATGAGAAGTTTGTCGTGCAAGTGTTAGAGATTGGTGTAAGGGTGGGCGTTGATGTGGTCGTGCACTGGGGGGATGAAGAGAAGTTTGGGGTGCTGGTGAAGAAGGAGAATGTTAAGGAAGCTGTAGAAAAGGTAATgggtgaaggaaaagaaagagaagagagaagagagagagcaagaaagCTTGAACAGATGGCAAAGAAGGCAATTGAAGAGGGGGGATCTTCTTACATTAACGTTAAATTACTTGTTGAAGACATCATGCAACTGGTAAAAAAGCAATCAAATACTTGCTAA
- the LOC133874095 gene encoding UDP-glycosyltransferase 73C3-like, protein MASQIHFLLVPLMSQSHLIPFTDMAKLLARRGLKVTIILTPLNAARLNTILDQAKASNLNIQFLSLPFPCQQAGLPEGCENMDTLPSPDLVPQFFEASNMLQKPLEKWLEELEHSRPSCIISDICLPWTSDLSRRFKIPRFVFHGISCFTLLCSHNISRSKVLETLKSDSESFLVPNMPDRTEFTMAQLPETMKQISGDLSDLMDQFKAAELSAQGILVNTFEELEPRYVKEYQKVVEKIWCIGPLSLCNKSSIDEPECMRWLDSMKLNSVIYVCFGSLCHLLASQLVELALGLEASNRPFIWVVRKGDYSTELEKWLLEEKFEKRIEGRGLIIRGWAPQVPILSHPAIGGFLTHCGWNSTLEGISAGLPMITWPMFAEQFYNEKLLARVLRIGVRVGVQACVKRGVEEKPGVFVKREDVKKAIEQLMDEGEEGEERRKRARDLGGMAKRAVEEGGSSYMNVTSLIQHIREQVSHEVSSK, encoded by the coding sequence ATGGCTTCCCAAATTCACTTTCTTCTTGTTCCGCTAATGTCCCAAAGCCATCTCATTCCCTTCACAGACATGGCCAAACTACTTGCACGCCGTGGCCTAAAGGTTACTATTATCCTTACACCCCTTAATGCAGCCCGGCTCAACACAATCCTTGATCAAGCAAAAGCCTCCAACCTCAACATTCAATTCCTTTCACTACCGTTTCCTTGCCAACAAGCTGGCTTGCCTGAAGGGTGCGAGAACATGGACACCCTCCCATCTCCCGACTTAGTTCCACAATTTTTTGAAGCAAGTAACATGCTGCAAAAACCACTAGAGAAGTGGCTAGAAGAGTTAGAACATTCTAGGCCTAGCTGCATTATTTCTGACATATGTCTTCCTTGGACCTCAGATCTCTCTCGCAGGTTCAAGATTCCAAGGTTTGTCTTCCATGGAATATCTTGCTTCACTCTCTTGTGCTCTCACAACATATCTCGCTCCAAGGTGCTCGAGACACTCAAATCTGACTCGGAGTCATTTTTGGTGCCCAACATGCCAGATAGAACTGAATTCACCATGGCCCAGCTGCCTGAAACAATGAAACAAATTTCGGGTGACTTGAGTGATCTTATGGACCAATTTAAAGCTGCTGAGCTTTCGGCACAAGGGATATTGGTGAACACTTTTGAAGAGTTGGAGCCAAGGTACGTTAAAGAATACCAGAAAGTGGTTGAGAAGATTTGGTGCATCGGACCCTTATCTTTATGTAACAAGTCCTCCATTGATGAGCCGGAGTGCATGAGGTGGCTCGATTCAATGAAGCTCAACTCTGTCATTTACGTTTGTTTTGGTAGTCTCTGCCACTTGTTAGCTTCACAATTAGTTGAGCTTGCTTTGGGCTTAGAAGCATCCAACCGTCCATTCATTTGGGTTGTTAGGAAAGGAGATTACTCTACAGAATTAGAAAAATGGTTATTGGAAGAAAAGTTTGAAAAGAGGATTGAAGGGAGGGGTCTTATAATTCGAGGATGGGCGCCACAAGTTCCAATATTATCCCATCCAGCCATTGGAGGGTTCTTAACGCACTGTGGATGGAATTCAACACTAGAAGGAATAAGCGCCGGCTTGCCGATGATAACATGGCCTATGTTTGCTGAGCAGTTCTACAATGAGAAGTTGCTTGCCCGAGTGTTGAGGATTGGTGTGAGGGTGGGAGTCCAAGCTTGTGTGAAGCGGGGGGTAGAAGAGAAGCCTGGTGTGTTTGTGAAGAGGGAGGACGTAAAGAAGGCTATAGAGCAGTTGATGGATGAAGGtgaggaaggagaagaaagaagaaagagagctAGAGATCTTGGAGGGATGGCTAAGAGGGCAGTTGAAGAAGGGGGATCCTCTTACATGAACGTGACATCGTTGATCCAACATATCAGGGAACAAGTCAGTCATGAGGTATCAAGCAAATAA